In Sorghum bicolor cultivar BTx623 chromosome 10, Sorghum_bicolor_NCBIv3, whole genome shotgun sequence, one genomic interval encodes:
- the LOC8068795 gene encoding trafficking protein particle complex subunit 4 — protein MALAAIYNLFIINKSGGLIYYKDYGSAGRMDTNDSLRLASLWHSMHAISQQLSPTPGCNGIDLLQAHNFDLHCFQSLTGTKFFVVCETGAPNMEMLLKVIYELYTDFVLKNPFYEMEMPIRCELFDHNLAQVIQKDRVALLGR, from the exons ATGGCACTAGCAGCTATCTATAACCTTTTCATCATTAACAAATCTGGCGGTCTTATATACTACAAG GACTATGGTTCAGCAGGGAGGATGGATACCAATGACAGTCTAAGATTAGCAAGTCTCTGGCATTCGATGCATGCTATCTCCCAGCAACTCTCCCCTACCCCTGGTTGTAATGGCATTGATCTCTTACAAGCTCATAACTTTGATCTCCATTGCTTTCAATCCCTCACAG GGACAAAATTTTTCGTTGTATGCGAAACTGGAGCTCCAAATATGGAAATGCTGCTGAAAGTGATTTATGAGCTGTACACGGACTTTGTTTTGAAGAATCCGTTCTATGAGATGGAGATGCCGATTCGGTGTGAGCTGTTTGATCACAATCTGGCtcaggtgatccagaaggaccgTGTTGCACTTCTGGGTCGGTGA
- the LOC8068796 gene encoding uncharacterized protein LOC8068796, whose product MLHPHAAMLRSPSSLRSLLHLTRRHRLPTNPLLPRPLNPHLPSYPLSARPRFLSSSTSPTPGGPGLATYDPVTDSLSASAAPPSASASDSEAPAVSDAWGVYDPVSGRIVKQGSPPPSSCTTVEEEEEEEEEAGELEDEDRGKKWARALGGKGQVRWSSVAAARRPAGKRGREKNSYVCSNCGEGNSQWWGICRHCGAVGTVVEYVAGSNSGGASAEGSHSHHIGRSWIPQKAKEMVPQSLPEVNKGVDQAEWRIPLWGSFGMEISRVLGGGIVPGSLVLVGGDPGVGKSSLMLQLASNILEGFKAKESSPVVYVSGEESIEQIGNRADRMSITSSNLYLYSGTDIEDILDKIQPLSPKALIIDSIQTVYVRSFAGSAGNLSQVKECTSALLRFAKLTNIPVFLIGHVTKTGDIAGPRLLEHIVDVVLYMEGERCSSHRLLRSVKNRFGSTDELGVFEMAEFGLQAVLNPSQMFLTEHDSDSEILAGLAVAVILDGSRTFALEVQALCVSGSHRSGQVVGIPPSRADVIISVLMKQAGLKLQDSTIFLNVVSGFKLTETAGDLAIAASICSSFLEFPIPNDVAFIGEVGLGGELRAVPRMDKRVMAIAKLGYKKCVVPKTSEKLLRPLDLDIEILPCSNLKQVINTVFTPQS is encoded by the exons ATGCTCCACCCGCACGCCGCGATGCTGCGCTCgccctcctccctccgctcgctcCTCCACCTCACCCGCCGCCACCGCCTTCCCACGAACCCTCTCCTCCCCCGCCCCCTGAACCCTCACCTCCCCAGCTACCCACTCTCCGCTCGCCCGCGTTTCCTGTCCTCTTCAACCTCGCCAACACCCGGCGGCCCAGGATTGGCCACCTACGACCCGGTCACCGACAGCCTCAGCGCCTCCGCGGCGCCCCCTTCTGCCTCCGCCTCCGATTCCGAGGCCCCCGCTGTGTCGGATGCCTGGGGCGTCTACGACCCCGTATCGGGCCGCATCGTCAAGCAGGGGTCCCCTCCTCCTTCGTCGTGCACCaccgtg gaggaggaggaggaggaggaggaggaggcgggagAGCTCGAGGACGAGGATAGGGGGAAGAAGTGGGCGAGAGCGCTCGGTGGGAAGGGCCAGGTCAGGTGGTcgtcggtggcggcggcgcggaggcCCGCAGGTAAGCGCGGCAGGGAGAAGAACTCGTACGTGTGCAGCAACTGCGGGGAGGGCAATTCACAGTGGTGGGGCATTTGCCGCCACTGCGGTGCGGTGGGGACTGTGGTCGAGTACGTCGCAGGGTCCAACAGCGGCGGTGCCTCTGCGGAGGGGTCGCACTCGCACCACATCGGCCGATCGTGGATTCCTCAGAAGGCCAAGGAGATGGTACCACAGAGCCTTCCGGAGGTGAACAAGGGGGTCGATCAGGCAGAGTGGCGCATACCCCT ATGGGGGAGTTTCGGGATGGAGATCTCTCGAGTGCTTGGTGGTGGCATTGTTCCTG GATCCTTGGTTTTAGTCGGTGGGGATCCAGGTGTTGGCAAAAGTTCATTGATGTTACAG CTTGCTTCGAATATATTGGAGGGTTTCAAGGCCAAGGAGTCTTCTCCTGTTGTATATGTGTCTGGTGAAGAG AGTATTGAGCAAATTGGAAACAGGGCTGACCGGATGAGTATCACGTCTAGCAACTTGTACCTCTACTCTGGTACGGATATTGAG GATATCTTGGACAAAATCCAACCGCTCTCTCCAAAAGCTCTCATCATCGATTCAATTCAAACAGTTTATGTCAGATCATTTGCTGGAAGTGCTGGTAATTTGTCACAG GTTAAAGAATGCACCTCTGCCTTGTTACGATTTGCAAAGCTGACTAATATCCCTGTTTTCTTG ATTGGACATGTTACGAAAACTGGTGATATTGCTGGTCCTCGCCTCTTAGAGCACATAGTGGATGTGGTTCTTTATATGGAG GGAGAGAGGTGCTCATCCCATCGATTGTTGCGGTCAGTGAAGAACCGTTTTGGTTCAACTGATGAG CTTGGTGTATTTGAGATGGCCGAATTTGGTCTGCAAGCTGTTCTGAATCCAAGCCAGATGTTCTTAACTGAGCATGACTCTGATTCTGAAATTCTGGCTGGGCTTGCTGTAGCTGTTATTTTAGATGGATCTAGGACCTTTGCTCTTGAAGTTCAG GCATTGTGTGTTTCTGGTTCTCATCGTTCTGGACAAGTAGTTGGCATACCGCCAAGCAGGGCTGATGTCATAATCTCT GTTCTTATGAAGCAAGCAGGCCTAAAACTTCAGGATAGT ACTATTTTTTTGAATGTTGTGAGTGGCTTCAAGTTGACTGAGACCGCAGGAGATCTGGCCATAGCAGCTTCAATTTGCAGCAG TTTCTTGGAATTTCCTATCCCAAATGATGTTGCATTTATTGGGGAGGTCGGCCTCGGTGGTGAACTTAGAGCT GTGCCAAGAATGGACAAGCGGGTGATGGCCATTGCAAAGCTGGGATACAAGAAGTGTGTCGTTCCCAAGACCTCCGAGAAGTTGCTCAGACCACTTGATCTTGACATTGAGATCTTGCCCTGCAGCAACCTGAAGCAGGTTATAAACACTGTGTTTACGCCCCAAAGTTGA
- the LOC8071326 gene encoding uncharacterized protein LOC8071326 → MLYLRNHLLPLLRAASPLFSPIHHHCRGACLLSASAAAPFSLEDYLVAACGLSPAQARKAFERASRDARKPFVAAASNPDAVLALLSSAGLSRADIAAVVAADPLILRSCVNKIGPRLLALRDRVGLSAPQISRFLLVGSRALRSGDVVPNLDFLISSFGSLEPVLAVMKGNTSILERDLDRVIKPNVAQLRQRGLSAREIAQMCFYCPWLIGFQPERVKDFLLRAEDLGVSSRSPMFKHMVPAMARTNKEKNAATLEFLKTSLGCSQSEAAFAVSKMPGILGISNECLLPKIQFLINEVGLEPQDILHRPSLLTYSLEKRLVPRYCVMKILLAKGLTKSNFITLAQVGEKKFRSKFIDHHKDSVSGLAHAYATASAGLVPSGV, encoded by the coding sequence ATGCTGTACCTCCGAAACCACCTCCTCCCTCTGCTCCGCGCCGCGTCCCCGCTGTTCTCTCCCATCCACCACCACTGCCGCGGCGCGTGCCTCCTCTCCGCCTCCGCGGCTGCCCCCTTCTCCCTCGAGGACTACCTCGTCGCCGCCTGCGGCCTCAGCCCAGCGCAAGCCCGCAAGGCGTTTGAACGGGCATCCAGAGATGCCAGGAAACCAttcgtcgccgccgcctccaATCCCGACGCCGTCCTCGCCCTGCTCTCCAGCGCCGGCCTCTCCCGCGCCGAcatcgccgccgtcgtcgccgcGGACCCGCTCATCCTCCGCTCCTGTGTAAACAAGATCGGGCCCCGCCTCCTCGCTCTCCGCGACCGTGTCGGCCTGTCCGCTCCGCAGATCTCACGCTTCCTCTTGGTCGGCTCCCGGGCGCTCCGTTCCGGCGACGTCGTTCCCAACCTCGACTTCTTGATCTCCTCCTTCGGCTCGCTCGAGCCGGTCCTTGCCGTCATGAAGGGGAACACGAGCATCCTCGAAAGGGACCTTGATAGGGTGATCAAGCCTAACGTGGCGCAGCTTCGCCAGCGCGGTCTAAGCGCTCGAGAGATTGCCCAGATGTGTTTCTACTGCCCGTGGCTGATTGGGTTCCAACCAGAGCGCGTCAAGGATTTCCTGCTGCGCGCAGAAGACCTTGGGGTGTCCAGCCGATCGCCCATGTTCAAGCACATGGTACCAGCGATGGCCCGTACCAACAAAGAGAAGAATGCTGCCACGCTCGAGTTTCTCAAGACGAGTCTTGGTTGCTCTCAGAGTGAAGCTGCCTTTGCTGTGTCCAAGATGCCAGGCATTCTAGGAATATCTAATGAGTGCCTTCTCCCCAAGATTCAGTTCTTGATCAACGAGGTTGGACTGGAGCCACAGGACATTCTGCACAGGCCTTCCCTGCTCACATACAGCCTGGAGAAGCGGCTAGTGCCCCGATATTGTGTCATGAAGATCCTGCTGGCAAAGGGACTGACGAAAAGCAATTTTATCACATTAGCCCAAGTTGGAGAGAAGAAATTCAGATCGAAGTTCATTGACCATCACAAGGACTCTGTTTCTGGGCTAGCACATGCTTATGCCACAGCTAGTGCTGGCCTTGTGCCCTCTGGAGTCTAA
- the LOC8068797 gene encoding ATP-dependent 6-phosphofructokinase 6: MAPPPASPADSAPDPRPIASAPVPITVPSLRDHTHHHLVDRRDTPRVRAWDWEPERNRRGGAMDGAAAAKLVSGEAGYVLEDVPHVSDYLPDLPTYPNPLQDNPAYSVVKQYFVNPDDTVCQKIVVHKDGPRGNHFRRAGPRQRVYFEPDEVHACIVTCGGLCPGLNTVIREIVCGLSDMYGVTKILGIQGGYRGFYARNTITLTPKSVNDIHKRGGTILGSSRGGHDTVKIVDSIQDRGINQVYVIGGDGTQRGAGVIFEEVRRRGLKVSVAGIPKTIDNDIPVIDKSFGFDTAVEEAQRAINAAHVEAVSAENGIGLVKLMGRHSGFIAHYATLASRDVDCCLIPESPFYLEGEGGLFRYIEKRLKDNGHMVIVVAEGAGQKLIAETMQSIGKDASGNELLLDVGLWLSQKINEYFKKNKMTINLKYIDPTYMIRAIPSNASDNVYCTLLAHSVVHGAMAGYTGFTIGQVNGRHCYIPFYRITEKQNRVSITDRMWARLLSSTNQPSFLCNKVVEEAKKEQERAAQLLDGSPSHRKG, from the exons atggcgccgccgcccgcgTCGCCTGCTGACTCGGCACCTGATCCAAGGCCCATCGCCAGCGCGCCCGTGCCCATCACCGTGCCGAGCCTGCGGGACCACACGCACCACCACCTGGTCGATCGTCGGGACACGCCGCGGGTCCGCGCGTGGGACTGGGAGCCGGAGCGGAACCGGCGCGGAGGGGCGATGGATGGGGCTGCAGCGGCCAAGCTGGTGTCCGGCGAGGCCGGGTACGTCTTGGAAGACGTGCCGCACGTCTCGGACTACCTCCCCGATCTCCCG ACCTACCCAAATCCATTACAAGATAACCCGGCATACTCTGTTGTGAA GCAGTACTTTGTAAACCCAGATGACACTGTCTGCCAGAAG ATTGTTGTTCACAAGGATGGCCCCAGAGGGAACCACTTCCGTCGTGCCGGACCTCGCCAAAGG GTATATTTTGAACCGGATGAGGTCCATGCATGCATTGTCACTTGTGGAGGATTGTGCCCTGGACTTAATACTGTGATCAGGGAAATTGTATGTGGCTTATCTGACATGTATGGTGTCACCAAGATACTCGGGATTCAG GGTGGGTACAGAGGCTTCTATGCTCGCAACACCATCACCTTGACTCCAAAGAGTGTAAATGACATTCACAAAAGGGGTGGAACTATTCTCGGATCATCTCGAGGAGGCCATGACACTGTGAAGATAGTTGACAGTATCCAAGATCGTGGCATAAATCAG GTCTATGTAATTGGTGGTGATGGTACTCAAAGGGGTGCCGGAGTGATATTCGAA GAAGTTAGAAGACGCGGTCTCAAAGTTTCTGTTGCTGGGATTCCAAAGACTATTGACAATGACATCCCT GTAATTGATAAGTCATTTGGTTTCGACACAGCAGTCGAGGAGGCTCAACGTGCAATAAATGCTGCTCATGTGGAAGCTGTTAGTGCTGAGAATGGTATAGGCCTTGTCAAGCTAATGGGCCGTCACAGTG GTTTTATCGCACATTATGCTACTCTGGCTAGCAGGGACGTG GATTGTTGCTTGATCCCAGAATCACCATTCTATTTGGAAGGTGAAGGTGGACTTTTTAGATATATAGAAAAACGTTTGAAGGACAATGGTCATATGGTTATTGTTGTTGCTGAGGGTGCTGGACAGAAACTTATTGCTGAAACCATGCAGTCAATTGGGAAAGATGCTTCAGGCAATGAGCTGCTTCTTGATGTTGGTCTTTGGTTATCTCAGAAGATAAAC GAATATTTCAAGAAAAACAAGATGACCATTAATCTGAAGTACATAG ATCCAACGTACATGATACGTGCCATCCCTAGCAATGCTTCTGATAATGTGTATTGCACACTGCTGGCTCACAGTGTGGTTCATGGAGCCATGGCTGGATATACTGGTTTCACCATTGGTCAAGTGAATGGTCGGCATTGCTATATCCCCTTCTAT AGGATAACAGAGAAGCAGAACAGAGTTTCGATAACCGACAGGATGTGGGCAAGGCTGCTCTCGTCGACCAACCAGCCAAGCTTTCTCTGCAACAAAGTCGTCGAAGAGGCAAAGAAGGAACAGGAAAGAGCAGCTCAACTTTTAGATGGCTCGCCTTCCCATCGGAAAGGTTGA
- the LOC8069160 gene encoding putative dual specificity protein phosphatase DSP8 isoform X2 — MWCTVHVLTPFVLLGAVPFRRDVTRLQKLGVHGVITLNEPFETLVPSSMYKSRGIDHLVIPTRDYMFAPSLVDINQAIDFIHRNASCGKITYIHCKAGRGRSTTIVLCYLVKYKNMTPAAAFEHVRSKRARVLLTHSQWKAVQEFSKKNTELPALTSDSATASPARDAVRVTVADLNGNDAPEFLTGDASLSSHKTTPSRPMIKMLSCLFPSRI, encoded by the exons ATGTGGTGTACGGTGCACGTACTCACTCCG TTCGTTTTGCTTGGAGCAGTTCCATTCCGCAGAGATGTAACACGCTTGCAGAAGCTTGGGGTACATGGCGTGATAACCCTAAATGAACCATTTGAGACTTTGGTACCATCATCTATGTATAAG TCACGTGGGATTGATCACCTTGTTATTCCTACAAGAGATTATATGTTTGCTCCTTCACTTGTGGATATTAATCAAGCTATTGATTTCATTCATA GAAATGCATCTTGTGGGAAAATAACATATATTCACTGCAAAGCTGGAAGGGGACGGAGTACAACAATCGTCTTGTGCTATTTG GTCAAATACAAGAATATGACACCTGCAGCAGCTTTCGAGCATGTACGATCTAAAAGGGCTCGAGTGCTGTTGACACATTCGCAATGGAAG GCGGTTCAAGAATTCAGCAAGAAGAACACTGAGCTTCCTGCTCTCACAAGCGATTCAGCAACAGCATCTCCAGCACGGGACGCGGTACGGGTAACAGTAGCAGATTTGAATGGCAATGATGCTCCAGAGTTTCTTACAGGGGATGCCAGCTTGTCTAGCCACAAGACTACACCGTCAAGGCCAATGATTAAGATGCTGTCATGCTTGTTTCCTTCTCGGATCTGA
- the LOC8069160 gene encoding putative dual specificity protein phosphatase DSP8 isoform X3, producing the protein MAAEAGSRRGAAARRKAQEAAVGAAARVLFYPTLLYNVVRSKVQAEFRWWDEVDQFVLLGAVPFRRDVTRLQKLGVHGVITLNEPFETLVPSSMYKSRGIDHLVIPTRDYMFAPSLVDINQAIDFIHRNASCGKITYIHCKAGRGRSTTIVLCYLVKYKNMTPAAAFEHVRSKRARVLLTHSQWKVALIVAGGSRIQQEEH; encoded by the exons ATGGCCGCGGAGGCGGGCAGCCGGCGTGGGGCGGCAGCGCGGAGGAAGGCGCAGGAGGCGGCTGTGGGCGCCGCCGCGAGGGTTCTTTTCTACCCGACGCTGCTGTACAACGTTGTGCGGAGCAAGGTCCAGGCCGAGTTCCGGTGGTGGGACGAGGTCGATCAG TTCGTTTTGCTTGGAGCAGTTCCATTCCGCAGAGATGTAACACGCTTGCAGAAGCTTGGGGTACATGGCGTGATAACCCTAAATGAACCATTTGAGACTTTGGTACCATCATCTATGTATAAG TCACGTGGGATTGATCACCTTGTTATTCCTACAAGAGATTATATGTTTGCTCCTTCACTTGTGGATATTAATCAAGCTATTGATTTCATTCATA GAAATGCATCTTGTGGGAAAATAACATATATTCACTGCAAAGCTGGAAGGGGACGGAGTACAACAATCGTCTTGTGCTATTTG GTCAAATACAAGAATATGACACCTGCAGCAGCTTTCGAGCATGTACGATCTAAAAGGGCTCGAGTGCTGTTGACACATTCGCAATGGAAG GTGGCTTTGATTGTCGCAGGCGGTTCAAGAATTCAGCAAGAAGAACACTGA
- the LOC8069160 gene encoding putative dual specificity protein phosphatase DSP8 isoform X4, whose protein sequence is MAAEAGSRRGAAARRKAQEAAVGAAARVLFYPTLLYNVVRSKVQAEFRWWDEVDQFVLLGAVPFRRDVTRLQKLGVHGVITLNEPFETLVPSSMYKSRGIDHLVIPTRDYMFAPSLVDINQAIDFIHRNASCGKITYIHCKAGRGRSTTIVLCYLVKYKNMTPAAAFEHVRSKRARVLLTHSQWKVLFSGD, encoded by the exons ATGGCCGCGGAGGCGGGCAGCCGGCGTGGGGCGGCAGCGCGGAGGAAGGCGCAGGAGGCGGCTGTGGGCGCCGCCGCGAGGGTTCTTTTCTACCCGACGCTGCTGTACAACGTTGTGCGGAGCAAGGTCCAGGCCGAGTTCCGGTGGTGGGACGAGGTCGATCAG TTCGTTTTGCTTGGAGCAGTTCCATTCCGCAGAGATGTAACACGCTTGCAGAAGCTTGGGGTACATGGCGTGATAACCCTAAATGAACCATTTGAGACTTTGGTACCATCATCTATGTATAAG TCACGTGGGATTGATCACCTTGTTATTCCTACAAGAGATTATATGTTTGCTCCTTCACTTGTGGATATTAATCAAGCTATTGATTTCATTCATA GAAATGCATCTTGTGGGAAAATAACATATATTCACTGCAAAGCTGGAAGGGGACGGAGTACAACAATCGTCTTGTGCTATTTG GTCAAATACAAGAATATGACACCTGCAGCAGCTTTCGAGCATGTACGATCTAAAAGGGCTCGAGTGCTGTTGACACATTCGCAATGGAAG GTACTCTTTTCTGGTGATTGA
- the LOC8069160 gene encoding putative dual specificity protein phosphatase DSP8 isoform X1, translated as MAAEAGSRRGAAARRKAQEAAVGAAARVLFYPTLLYNVVRSKVQAEFRWWDEVDQFVLLGAVPFRRDVTRLQKLGVHGVITLNEPFETLVPSSMYKSRGIDHLVIPTRDYMFAPSLVDINQAIDFIHRNASCGKITYIHCKAGRGRSTTIVLCYLVKYKNMTPAAAFEHVRSKRARVLLTHSQWKAVQEFSKKNTELPALTSDSATASPARDAVRVTVADLNGNDAPEFLTGDASLSSHKTTPSRPMIKMLSCLFPSRI; from the exons ATGGCCGCGGAGGCGGGCAGCCGGCGTGGGGCGGCAGCGCGGAGGAAGGCGCAGGAGGCGGCTGTGGGCGCCGCCGCGAGGGTTCTTTTCTACCCGACGCTGCTGTACAACGTTGTGCGGAGCAAGGTCCAGGCCGAGTTCCGGTGGTGGGACGAGGTCGATCAG TTCGTTTTGCTTGGAGCAGTTCCATTCCGCAGAGATGTAACACGCTTGCAGAAGCTTGGGGTACATGGCGTGATAACCCTAAATGAACCATTTGAGACTTTGGTACCATCATCTATGTATAAG TCACGTGGGATTGATCACCTTGTTATTCCTACAAGAGATTATATGTTTGCTCCTTCACTTGTGGATATTAATCAAGCTATTGATTTCATTCATA GAAATGCATCTTGTGGGAAAATAACATATATTCACTGCAAAGCTGGAAGGGGACGGAGTACAACAATCGTCTTGTGCTATTTG GTCAAATACAAGAATATGACACCTGCAGCAGCTTTCGAGCATGTACGATCTAAAAGGGCTCGAGTGCTGTTGACACATTCGCAATGGAAG GCGGTTCAAGAATTCAGCAAGAAGAACACTGAGCTTCCTGCTCTCACAAGCGATTCAGCAACAGCATCTCCAGCACGGGACGCGGTACGGGTAACAGTAGCAGATTTGAATGGCAATGATGCTCCAGAGTTTCTTACAGGGGATGCCAGCTTGTCTAGCCACAAGACTACACCGTCAAGGCCAATGATTAAGATGCTGTCATGCTTGTTTCCTTCTCGGATCTGA
- the LOC8071328 gene encoding profilin-4, which translates to MSWQTYVDDHLMCEIDGQHLSAAAIFGLDGSLWAQSTGFPQLKPEEVAAITKDFDEPGTLAPTGLFVGGTKYMVIQGEPGAVIRGKKGTGGITIKKTGMALIIGIYDEPMTPGQCNMVVERLGDYLVEQGF; encoded by the exons ATGTCGTGGCAGACGTACGTCGACGACCACCTGATGTGCGAGATCGATGGCCAGCACCtcagcgccgccgccatcttCGGCCTCGACGGCAGCCTCTGGGCGCAGTCCACGGGCTTCCCCCAG TTAAAGCCTGAGGAGGTTGCTGCGATCACGAAGGACTTTGATGAGCCTGGTACTCTTGCACCAACTGGTCTTTTTGTTGGAGGTACAAAGTACATGGTGATCCAAGGTGAACCTGGAGCTGTCATCCGAGGAAAGAAG GGCACTGGAGGCATTACTATCAAGAAAACTGGCATGGCCTTGATTATTGGTATCTATGATGAGCCAATGACTCCAGGGCAATGCAATATGGTGGTGGAGAGGCTCGGAGATTACCTGGTCGAGCAGGGCTTCTAA